One Rhinolophus sinicus isolate RSC01 linkage group LG06, ASM3656204v1, whole genome shotgun sequence DNA window includes the following coding sequences:
- the TRIT1 gene encoding tRNA dimethylallyltransferase isoform X3, with the protein MCQHHMISFVDPLVTNYTVVDFRNKATALIEDIFARDKIPIVVGGTNYYIESLLWKVLVSAKPQEMGTEKVIDRKAELEKEDGHALHKRLSEVDPEMAAKLHPHDKRKVARSLQVFEETGISHSEFLQRQHAEEGGGPLGGPLKFPNSCILWLHADQTVLDERLDKRVDDMVAAGLLDELRDFHRRYNQKKVTENSQDYQHGIFQSIGFKEFHEYLITEGKCTPETSNQLLKKGIEALKQVTKRYARKQNRWVKNRFLSRPGPGALPVYGLEVSDVSKWEKSVLEPALEIVQSFIQGHEPAATPVKIPCNETENKRSYHMCDLCDRIIIGDREWAAHRKSKSHLHQLKKRRLDSDAITTIESWSVSPDRDKELKEKGSPGQNDEELKSSV; encoded by the exons TGAAGATATATTTGCCCGAGATAAAATTCCTATTGTCGTGGGAGGAACCAATTACTACATTGAATCGCTGCTCTGGAAAGTTCTTGTTAGTGCGAAG CCCCAGGAGATGGGCACTGAGAAAGTGATTGACCGGAAAGCAGAGCTTGAAAAGGAGGATGGCCATGCACTCCACAAACGCCTAAGTGAGGTGGACCCAGAAATGGCTGCCAAGCTGCACCCCCATGACAAGCGCAAAGTGGCCAG GAGCTTGCAAGTGTTTGAAGAAACGGGAATCTCTCATAGTGAATTTCTTCAGCGTCAACATGCAGAGGAAGGTGGTGGTCCCCTTGGAGGCCCTCTGAAGTTCCCTAACTCTTGCATCCTCTGGCTTCATGCTGACCAGACAG TTCTAGATGAGCGCTTGGATAAGAGGGTGGATGACATGGTTGCTGCTGGGCTCTTGGATGAACTAAGAGATTTTCACAGACGCTATAATCAGAAGAAAGTTACAGAAAACAG CCAGGACTATCAACATGGTATCTTCCAGTCTATTGGCTTCAAGGAGTTTCACGAGTACCTGATCACAGAGGGAAAATGCACACCAGAGACAAGTAACCAGCTCCTAAAGAAAG GTATTGAGGCTCTGAAACAAGTGACTAAGAGATATGCCCGGAAGCAAAACCGATGGGTTAAAAACCGTTTTTTGAGCA GACCTGGTCCCGGTGCCCTCCCAGTATATGGATTAGAAGTATCTGATGTCTCAAAGTGGGAGAAGTCTGTTCTTGAACCTGCTCTTGAAATTGTGCAAAGCTTCATCCAG GGCCATGAGCCTGCTGCTACCCCAGTAAAAATACCATGCAATGAAACTGAGAACAAGAGAAGTTATCACATGTGTGACCTCTGTGATCGAATCATCATTGGGGACCGCGAATGGGCAG caCATAGAAAATCCAAATCCCACTTGCACCAACTGAAGAAAAGAAGATTGGACTCAGATGCCATCACCACCATAGAAAGTTGGAGTGTTTCCCCAGACCGTGACAAAGAGCTTAAAGAGAAGGGATCCCCAGGGCAAAATGATGAAGAGCTGAAATCCAGTGTTTAA